The region GCGCGCTGCCTGTTTGACGGAATGCGCATGCGAGACTGACTCGCAGCGTTGAGCCGCGCAACCCCACACAGAGGGTTTTAGGAATGGCTGCTGGGGTGGCTGGAGCGAGAGGCTCCGGCCGGCCGCTCATGCGGCTGGTCACCATGGCCGGTGCGCCGATcctgcagcagctgcacctGGAGGAACGGCTGCTTCGTCGCACCGGGGATAACTGGTGCATCATCAACGATGGCACGGCTCCTGCCACCATCGTCATGGGCGTGTCGGGGTAAGTAAGTTCATCTTCCTGGTGGGCGTTGTATACGATAAGGCCTAATGAGGTGTCTTGGCAACTGTGGAGGAGATGAATTCAGTTTATAACATGGTTTCGATGATGACAGGAGAGTTTCGGAGCTTGTTGAGACTGAACCAGTACTCCGGGATCAGGTCCCAGTTATAAGGAGGTTTAGTGGAGGTGGCACAGTCATCGTTGATCAGGGGACGGTGTTTGTCACTTTCATATGCAGCAAGACTGCCATTGCTGGACTGCAGCCATTTCCACGGGACATCATGTCGTGGACTGGTCAGTTGTATGGAAAGGTCTTTAATGGTTTTGGTGAATTTCATCTGCGTGAGAATGGTATGCCATAGCAGCAGAGTATTTCATCACTTGACAGCTTAATTTAGTCATGCCATGATTTTACCATAGTCGATAAAAATTGCCATGCtattaattcataaattgCATTATCAAATTTCATATTCATATACTGGTTTTAAGTTATATCTTTCTAATTTCAAGATATcaatatcatatttacatgtagtttattcttttttttattagtctgtCTTGCAAAAATCACCTAACTAATTAaatctttagttttttttctaacagaCCAATTTGATTGTTGAAGAGCTATGAATCTCAGTTTGGCATATTTCTTtccaaaatttatagttaGAACTTCAATTGTGGTATCGTGGAACCAATATGTTGCTTGAATATGTAGTACTCTGTACTT is a window of Oryza brachyantha chromosome 8, ObraRS2, whole genome shotgun sequence DNA encoding:
- the LOC102704443 gene encoding lipoate-protein ligase A; the encoded protein is MAAGVAGARGSGRPLMRLVTMAGAPILQQLHLEERLLRRTGDNWCIINDGTAPATIVMGVSGRVSELVETEPVLRDQVPVIRRFSGGGTVIVDQGTVFVTFICSKTAIAGLQPFPRDIMSWTGQLYGKVFNGFGEFHLRENDYAFSHRKFGGNAQSITRDRWVHHTSFLWDYDMKNMDYLKIPNRAPDYRLARNHTDFLCRMKEYMPSRSVFTEGIISALRDHFTVQPTELETVISDDTGFKPSTKLLSPQDLEDIISTKESHKVQEVQA